In Vicia villosa cultivar HV-30 ecotype Madison, WI linkage group LG7, Vvil1.0, whole genome shotgun sequence, the DNA window AATGAATCAAAAGACTTGAGTATGAAATCTGTGCTCATATATTCTCTTTATTctacttttctttttcacaaaattcTATATTTAAGAGTCTAACTTGATTACACCTAATATGAAAAAATGGTGAGAGCGCCGCCTAACAGTTAGGTGGCTATTCTCTTTCCTTTAGGcgcacttttttttttcttttcataaggAATTGTTTTCCTTTGGTGCAAGGGCACATATTTTATTTGCTTGTTTAGCCGAACAGAAATTAATAATTGATTGAAGAAAATTATTAGAAAAGGTTTTCGGGACAATGATAGAAGTCATGATAATTAGAGATAATTAGAGAGAGTATCTACAAAATTAATATTACACTCAAATAAGTAAATAAGTGACGTGAAATTTACAAATGTGTGAATAAGTAATCTCTCAACGTTATTCCGTGTCACATTTATATAGACCATCATGAGTTGATTAAGTACGAGGTGCGCGAGAGATTGTTGAATAAATGACAAAGGTGGAGAAGAAGGTGATGCCTTGCTTTAGTGCAGTGTCTTGATGTAAATGTCTACATGATGATCTCTTGCGATTGGATTGAGCTGATTTTATCAAGTCTTTGACCAGTCTAAAATAGTGTGATGCCACATATTTAAATTATGGCTCCTATTGTCTATTGTGGTGAGAGTAGTCGGGTTTTAAGAATATCAATGGTTTTCTTATTCATTCGATTTGCTTGTAATCACAAACAACTTAATTTTTCATTTGATCTACATCCAACGTTTATTTAGATACTTGAAATATTAGAGAAAAAACATGGGTTCCTATTTTTGTTTTGCTAGGGCATGAACGTCATATGTCATTGGACATGCATGATCGTGTAATTGCCGATAATTTTGAAACAGTTAGTGGAACATTTTCTTCCTCTCGTTCGTTTGGAGAGATTCTCCTTGTAATAAACTTCTCCAACCTTGTATCAAAATGATTTCATTTTGTGTTAAGATTAATCAACGATCGTCGTGGGGTGGGATGAAAAAACCATCTCCATGGTTGGTTTGCAATGAACAAGACAACCCCCTCACTCCATattagggatgacaacgggtcggATCAGGTGCGAGTTTCGCACTACCCAAACGCGCACCCGAAatcggcacccgaacccaaatctaaatataaaagaaaaagacaaCAACAAAAATGTTTGAAATCGGCAACTCAAACCAACAATTTCAAATGGTGGTGATGGTTTCAAAACGAatagaaacaacaacaaaaacatttaaaatcagCAATTCAAATCAACAGTTTCAAATGGTGGTGGTGGCTTCGAAttgaacaacagcaacaacaacaaaaacatttcaaatcaACAACCCAAAGTTGTGGTGTTTTGAAACAATAACAACGACAAAAACTTGAAGGAACGTGGTGGTGGGAGTTTTTGCTCCTATCCCTATGTACATATTAGTTATGTGATTTTCACGTGACAAAGTTGTGGTGTGTTTTTCACGTGGTAAAGTCGTGTCGTGATTTTCACGTGAAAAAGTTATGGGGTGTTTTTCACGCTGATAAAATTGCGACTTGTGTTCCTGCGACGTGTTTCCCCACATCCTAATTTGAATGTAGCGAATTTCACGTGAATTCCCCATAATATGATGTGAATTTCACGTGGCAAATTACCCTAgtgaaaaaattatatatattttacattttaattgcATAAAATCATTAAGTTAATTATCAATTTTGTTAAACACGTTTTTTTGTCGGTATTTAAGATAATACAACAAACACTGGCTAAAggtaaatgaatttttttaatataaaataactcTTCAATGATTTAATTCTTTAAGGTGAACGAGTGGAATGTGCACCTTTGAACACGGGTGAAGTCTAAGGTGAGGGCTCAATTAAGTCCCTCACCATGAACCATGACTAAGAGCCATTAGATCTTCCATAATATCAATATTTACTGTGTATCTCTACATACataattttttctctttctttctatactctttctttttccttgtttttttaacaaaatcgtTTAGATAAAGAATCTTCTAGAAAAATATCAACTAACAAAAAATCTTCtaccaaaataaatatcaaaatctcaaaattttaatattttgatttaagCACATTATatgtaaatcaaattaaattcagAAATATCTGAGTAGAAACACTTCCTTTCCCAACTCTAtcccattaatatttaattataagataagttttatttttttaccgTATAATCAAGTCTAGAAAGCAAAACTGAATGCACACTGCATCAATGGAAACTGATAtcaaacattgcattcataaataaaaataaaaaataatatactttCCTCAACAAAACAGTCCCTCTACTAAAACCTAAAAAGGCAATTTTTCACAAGAGAAAGAAAAAACAGAATTTGCAAAATTAATGAGTAGTTATCTTAGACAGATTCAATGAATAAGATAAAAGGGCTTAGCAATTTTACTAAAACCTCATTGATAAGGTAAATTCCTATCTTTTTCCAAATGACATATATCACAAATTCCATTTTGATTTTATAACAAGAAAAGGAAAATCAGAATGTAACAAGGCCATTCAAGAACTAGAAAGGTGACCGAACCTAAAAGGCCATAGAGCCCTTTAATAAAATCAGAAGAACCAATTATCTTCAATGATTGAGGATTTTGGATGATACAAgtagaatttgaaaaattaacAAGACAATTCAAATCATGGCATAATTTGGATACTTAAATCAAATTTAAAGAAAAGTGAAGAGTAAAAAGAACATTTGTAATGAAAAATTAAGGTGTAAAATGAATTATACCAATGTGTTTAGCCATAGGAAATTTTCCATTAGGTAACCTAATGTTAACAGGACAAATGTCATGGTAAGAATGAAATTAATGGAGAGAACCATTATATATGATCAATAGTTTTTGAATCACTGATCCAAGAACCAAGAGTTAAATGGTTGACAAAATAAGAATAGCCAATTGTATTACCTTTGTTAACAATTGATGAATAACCAGTTGAATGTAATGAACTCACATGATTGGAAGCATGAGCATTGGTTGATTGGTTGCTAACATTTAAAGCTCAAAAAGTGATAAAAGAGTATTATATTGCTCTGTGGTGAAATGAGGTATAAGTTGATGATCAACAGAAAAAGCGAATGGCATACAAAAGAATATGGTTAGACCTAGTAGTTCGCATAACAACTGTAGGTAGGTATAGGCATATACATCTCTAATTTTTCCCATAAGATTTGGAGATAAGAAAAGAATTTAGTTACTGTGTGATGATCTTGCTTCAAAGCATAAACTTTTTGTTGTAATTTAGAAACTCAAACTAAATCTTTTTTTGCAAAACGTTCTTTGAAATCATTCCAAACGTCAATGGCGTTCTCCATAAACATGATCGATTGACCAATAGATTCAGAGACAGAATGCGTAGTTCGAGAATGGACCAGCATGTTGCAACGAGTCCAAACATGAATACTCAGATCAAACGGATATGTTGTGGTAGGAATTGTTCAGTCAacaaaatcaaacttaattttaCCAGCGAGAGCTCTATGAATTGATCGCGCACATTTATGGTAATCAAACCCCATTAGATCAACTAAGCTTTATTTAGCCAATAACAATTTCCGTGACAGTTGTTTCAGCACAAGTTTTACAAAGTTGAAATTATTGATATCTTACTTGCATTTATTACAAAAACTGATTTACTAATTAAGATTGATAACAATTAAAAGTGgtcaattaaaaaaatagtaaatacatttttttaattttgtgtgttttttattaaagaatctaatttttaaaattagaatcaAGATTCTAAATTGTTTCAGACGGTGTAACCTCCCTTATTGAGTGAGTGTTCAAGGCTTTCTTCCTTTTAAAGACTAAATGAAAGGAAGTGAAACAtaaattttgcaattttttagAAGGTAGTTTGAAAAGTAGTATCAAATAGGCATTGTTAATTACAACCTATGCCTTACTCACATATTCTagcgaaattaaaaataaaaaaaaaacctaaaaattgaattttaaaatccgGACACATCAAATGTACAATAAAATCTGTCTGAAAATAAAGCAAATCATAGACGAGTATATATCCGAATTTTGAAATCCAAAGTAACAACACCACCTACCAATTATACACAATGATCCACACATGATTTTCTCTTGAGGTTTATAAGCCCATATTTTTAAGAGATGTTTTCTCTCCTCTCATCCTACAAAGTTATGGGCCTCTTACAATTTTTGTAGAAAGCTCATAGTCACACTTTAGCTATGAAAATGCTTCAACTTTGTAGTCTTCATATTACCAATTTAACAAACCATGACATAACACCAGAAAACTAGATTTAGATTCAATATAAAATGCATATACCTCATACCTACTACAAGTCTTTACATGGTGAATGTAACTCAACTATAGTGGATGGATCATTGTCCAAATTCTTCAACCGAAGTTCAACATTCTTAAGATCACGAAGATGTTGCAAGATTTCTTGTAGCAAATCCTTTCCTTCATCTCCTCCATTTTGTATAGATCCCATACAATGTTGTAGAAACTCTCTATCTGTTTCAAGAGCTTGTAGCCTCTCGTAAACACGATCAACTTCCTCTTCAACACACACTTTCATGCTATCCATTTGACTCATTATAGGAACTGATTTTTGCATTTCATTTGATTCAGTTTCCAATTCTCTATCAAATGCAAATGCTTCTTCATCATTCTCATTATCAACTTCATCTAAATAGGGAAGTAACTTCTTCGCCAAGCAACCGATTGTTTTTCTTGGAGAGTTCTTATCATATGAAATTCCGTTAGAATAGTCTTCTTTGTCATCAAGATATTCTTCACCATCTTCCAATGAAATTATCTTTTCCTCTAATGCTTTGAGTTGATCAAGAATAGAAGCTTTTTCTTCCTCAAATTCTTCTAAAGTACTATCAAGTTCACTTACATGCTTTACACAATCTAATGCTATCTCTTCCAAGTTAGAAACTGTTTCaacattttcttctttttcttcattgtTAAGATCAACGGATAGTTCATCGGTGTATCCCGTGTTGCAACAAGAACAAGAAGAGTCTCTACTTTTTACACTTCCATCTTTCATTCTTCTCAACAACCTTAACTTCTCTTTTGCCTCATAATCCATAACTTTTTCCCTATACTCTTCCACTTCCTTCTCAAgttctttcttctctttctctcttttcgtTATCAAATCGCTCAAAATCTGTAAAGCTTCTTGGTCATATTCAGCTTGTTCTTCCATCATTCTTTGGTATTGCAATGCTTCCATCTGCATTGCTGCTTTTTCTTCCTGCAGCCTTGTAATCATTGCCATTGTTTGGTTTGTAGCTATTGCTGAGGCACTCCTCTCTTCTTCTAGTTCTTGATATATAGCACTAAGGGCTATTTGTTCGGCTTTTACCGCTTTTTTTAGCCGGTCGATTGTTAAAACAGGATCGCCGTATTCTACCTCACTTGCAACACTTCCATCCATAGATTCTTCTACTTCACATGATTCTGAGAATTTGGAAGATTGATGGCTTGTTTCTTCCTCAACTTTTTCAACCGATATTGTTTTCTCAGccatttcatcatcattttcACCGGTTTTATCGGTATCTGCATTGTTGCAGTTCAATTTCAGTTTAGAATTGAGTGCTTCATACatagaaatgataaaaataagtAACTAGATACAAAACTCACATATATTGTTTTGTGCAATGAAATCATCAAATGCATTAGGAACTTCAGTGTCATCCTCACTTGTAGAAGATTGATCTTCTGGTATGCATTGATTTGAGCAGCTGGTTGGTTCTTCAGATGGAGGCAAATCATCTGTGAGAGCAAATGTTGAAGTTATAAATAACTACAACTTTTTGGATAAACTGCTTAATTAAGCACTTATCATATAAGTGCTTATGTATAATCTATATCTAcaagaaaagataaaataaagtcaaaCTGTTATTATATAAGCACTGTCTGTACCTGGTGGAGTattttcttgttcttcttccatATCTGCTTCCAAACTTTTTTCATCATTGGATAAACTGTGAGACATTCTTAGATTATTCTGAGAAATGAATTTTTCAAAGGCATTTTGAGCTTCATCGTCGTCGTCGTCGTCGTCGTCATCATCATCACTTGATTCAGATTCATCGTCTTGTGTACATTCATACGAGCAGATTGGTTCTTGAGATCGAAAAAGATCAACTGCAAAACCAAAATCTCGTGAATTTATGGTCACCAATAGAAGCATATCATGCATTTTGTAACAAAACAATTGTAAATAAAGTACCAAAAACTATAAATCAAGGAATTTTTTTGTACCTTGTGCATTTTCTGGCTCTTCAATACTACTATCATCATTCATAGAAGTTTGAACTGCTGAATTCTGATTTAACCCTTCAACTTCCAAAGTTATTGAGTTTTCCAAACTTTCTTCAAGTTCTCTCATGTTTCTTTTCTCTGCATTCTCATTCATTGTGAGTAAAACCTCCCCTTCAAAGACATTCGCACACGGTTCAACCAGTGACTCAGTGACAAAAGTTTGAATCATCTCATTCCCCTCATTTAATTTGCATGACTCAAGATTTAAACAAGTAATTGAGTCTATTAACTTAACCGGGATCAACCGGTCGTCTTCACGGGCTAcggaattctcaaagtgcatatTGATGATTTCAATTGATCTATCTTCCAAATGTGAAGCCTGCATAAAAGGAGTATCAACAAATTGATGAATGAAATCATCATCACCACTTGGATCATCTTCCTTCTCATTTTTTTCCACATCTTTTTCATCCGAATTCAAATTTGAAACCGAACTCGATCGATCCTCGGCCACTTCTCTAAGGATAAAACTTTCAATATCAGAAAATATCTGATGCTCATCTAATGCCTCTTCAtcatgaacatgatcatgatcatGATCTTCTCCATTGTTTATCTCAAATTCAATGTATTTACTATCACCTTctttatcatcatcatcttctattGATTCAACAATGACTGAACCTTTGCCAAGATAGTTCCCATCTTCCCAAGAAGGCTTCAACAGCAAATAAGAAGGATAAAGATATCTATTCAAGCTCTCATGGCAGCAAGAACAGCTATCTACATTCTCTCCATTTTCATCATACTTTTCATGACTTCTCAATGAAACAAAACCAATCCTATGATGATTTGGTCTAGAAGCCAAACAActttcacacatgctatttatttctGCTAATCTTTGATGATTTGAGCAGTAACCAAGATTAGAAATCTCAGTTGCATGAGTCTCACAAACAACATCACTGTGAAAATTGGAGCTACTATTCCCTTGGTGAAGCACATTATCAAGCCTTGAACAGAAAAGACAAGGTGGTTTAAGGCCAAAACATTTGGCAAATTTAGTGATAAGATAACTGAACAAAGAGTTGAGAAGAAGGAGGAGAATTAAGATCCATTCAAGAAATGCATAGACTAGTATTACAACTATTTTGTTGGTGTTTCTATGTAACATGGTTGCAAACTTGTTGGTAGCAGCCGTtgatattttttttcaaacaatgTTTGTTGAAGAAATGCATAAACACTAGAAGGAGTTGAATAGTACTAgtgtaaagaaaagaaaaataggttGAAAAGTAAAGTGTTATGTTTTGTGCTGTTTTTGACATGAAAGAAAAGGGTTTGTAATTGGCAAAAGAAACATGGTCTGAGAAAAATGACAGTGATTCTGTAACTGTATCAGTAATAATTGCCTTTAGGATAAAGTGGATCTCAGCTGTGGTGTAATATTTATCTATGTTGTTTCACAGCCAACATCATAACTACTTGTTAATATTGTTTTATggagaaaaaaaaattagaagagtTCACTCTCAATTTTTGTAATGAAAACATCtgagtttgttttaaattttttttaaaaaaatttgttttaaaaatatatagaaattttcttaattcaAAGTTAATGTAATTAACATTATGAATTAGAAAATAATATCACAAATGTAATAATATTGATGATCTTAGGTTAGACAAATTAGAGACATATTGAGAATTGATTTAGTTTTCTTAATTTGTAATTATTAGATGCATATGTTGTAACTATACACTATATATTCAATGAAATATCAAAGCAAAGGACATTACTTACATAGTTCTAGTCTAGTTACAATTTAATAGAATTTGTCCTATTATCGTTTTTGGAATAGGTCTGGTTGAGGTTGACGCTTCCATGTGggtgatctaaatatttttccgCTGATTGATTCTTGGTTGTTATTGTAAGTCTTAATTGGTTAGTGATTTCATCGTGGGTGATTACAATTCGACTTCTTTTTAGTGTTTGTTTAGCGATTCAGTTCAAACCTTTTGTAGTAACTTATTTACGACCCAGTCATTGTATTTTCCTCAAGGGAAATGTTACCATTGGTTTAGTGTGTGCCTACTTCATTTTGTATTGTCTTAGTTTTTATTCTAAGTCTTGTTAGTTTTATTAAGTCAGCCCCAGCTGATAATTATACCGAGATATCAGATGTAGGTTGCGTATTTAAATCGTCATATCTTATTTTTTTCGTCTTTAACGAATGAACTTTATCAATTAGactatttaacaaaataaaaaattatcaagtCTTTTTTTTATTGACATTGAATTTATAGCTTTGAAAATAGAGAGATTATTTTTGTCTTCGTTTTAAAGAAAAAAGTTATCCTACTTGAGAATTTTAGttaaaaaattatgttaaagGAAAGTGATTACGAAATTATTTGGTGGATGTTTCTAAGGTATCGATAAGGAAAATTGTTTTAGATATGTGGAAAACTAAAAGTGTTCAAATTATTATTTGAATTCTCAATACTATTGATCCCCATATGATCAATAATTTGTACTTATTTTCAACTACTCGAGTAATGTTGAATTATTTGAAACATATTTATTAGAACAAAGCAATCAAAAATCTTCTGTTGGGGTTAGAGGTAGTCAAGAATGTTATTCTAGTTTTTTGAATTTGTGAAAAGAACACTTGATATTATTCACATTGACGTTCTTAATACTACTTTCACGTTCTTAGAACACTTGATATTATACACAAGTAAAGTGagatcaaattttcaaaaagttttgTATAGAATTTGAGTTTGTCAGTGATTTGCTGAATATAAATCATGTTCATTCCTTAGATATCTATGTTGCTGAACTTTTTAGGGAGGAACAATGTTTCTTAACTCAAGGAACCATGTCTCGTGATGCTCTCATTTTAGAGCATGTGACAGTTACATATGCTGCTCAAAGTATAGGTAAAGGACGTGATATTGCTCCTAGTTACCCCAAGAAATTTTGTAATTATTGCAAGGACTAGGATCTATTATCTCTGATTGTTCCATGTGTCCTCAAAGACCAACGCAACACATGATGCAAGAATTTCATGCCACCACAAGTTCTGTGATTGATCCGTCCATTATGGTGCATCTAATGGCGATGCTCTTCATCCTAAAATAATTCAACAAATGGTACTTTTCACTCTTTCAGCATTGggaatttaatataaatattataatgtctCTTGTCCATTGTTTCTTGAATTTTGTGCCCCTAATCACATGATGCATTCCTCCGAACATTTTCACAATTTACATTCTTATCTTGgtaatcaaaagttcaaattatTGATGGAAATAACCTTTCTATCACTGATGTTGGTGACATCAACTCTAATTTTCGGGACATGCTTTTATCACTTGGTCTCGCTTCAAATTTATTGTATGCTAgttaattggtggataacaattGTAATTGTAATTTTTCTCGTATGGATTATCTTGTGCAAGAGCATTTCTCAGGGAAGGTGACCTAGAAGAAGCCTAAAGTGGGGAGATTATTTTCACTCAAGTTTATTTCTAGTCGTTTATCTCTTGCTAGTAATAATACTTTGAATTCTCACGAGGATTGACATTGAAAATTAGGTCAACCCAATTAAATCGATTTGTCACATTTGTTTAAAACAGATttgtagaaaaataaaaatcTGGTTACTAATATCTCCATTTCGTATTCTGATTGTAAATTGGCTAAAAGTAAAATGTTTCCCTTTTTGTTTTGGTGCTCATCATGATGTCATTCGTTTTGAGATGAATTCATTAGTTTTCCATCTATCTGGGGTATGGAACAACTTGTAGTAAGTTAATTTTCCTTTCACTTCACATGTATCTAGAGAATTGATTCCAATTGTTATGAACAACACAGCAAAAagctaaagaaaaaaaatgtaacCAACAAACTATAGACAGTCCTTGTTCTATGAATTTGGTATGGACCACACCACGCGTATGATGGTCCCAACCACTTGTCCATATAAAAATGGCTATTAGGTCATACATTTCTTATATGCCCAATTTCTATTAACATACGCTCAACATCATTAATATATGAATACCCCAAAACTttataaacataattttaatatCCACATTAACTAATTAATCATGTGGAAAAAAAAACATCATAAGGAGCAGTGGGTGACTTGGGATTCTTGTATTAAAAAATGTAAAGTGAAGGGTAGGAAGGAATGATGGAACAAGGGTGTCAAAGTGGTGGTTGGCATGATGAAAAAgctaaattgaaaagaaaaagtgaGTCGAAAGAAGGGAAGGACTTAATCAATTTGAAGGGTACTGTGACAGTGATTTAAGGTCTTTTGTATAAATAAAGACTGGAAATTAATAATGTAATGTGGGGATATCATTCATGGTCCTGCCTTCAGCTTTTGCTTTTTTAGGTCTCGTTTTTCTTTagcttttcaaaagttctttcctGGATTTATGATGTAAAGAGAGTTAATGAAATAATCAAATCTTGTTAATTGATGTCTTTAATGACATTTAAGGATATGGTTGAGATGTTAATGAAATAATCAAATCTTGTTAATTGATATCTTTAATGACATTTAAGGATGGTTGAGATAGCATTAACCCATGTTTGCTGATTAAGATTTTTTTGTAGGTCAATTGTTCTTATGGGCTTTCAATCAATAGGGAAAGACTTGTCCACTTGTACTTGACccgtatttccttttctttttgagTAATGTTCACTGCACCCATTGTAGTTCTCCATAATCCTTATAGAAATCTAAAATTGTCATCGGTGAAGATTGGATTCCTGCTACGCTACAACACAATAAATCAACAATTTATTCGTCAAAAACACATCACCATCCAAGTTAAAAAATAGTCTGAAGTTTGAAATCCATATACACCTTCCCGTcacatttataagaaaaaaaatggttttcacgattattaagaaaattaattaagTGTAGTTAACTTTTTAGATTCTAGAcaaaatattgattaaatttactataatatcctctttattaaatttaatgaaaTATTGGAAAATGAAATATAGGGGCATCTTAGGAATTACAACATTAAATGATTTAGTAAtaattgatttttgcttataatagtgaccaagaattagatcattttttttgcttataatagtgaccggaGGGTGTACATCTTATGGATTTTAGAATCCGTAAACATTAGACGGAAAAACGAATGTTGCATTACTTTGTATGGATAGTACTCTTCATTCATAATACAAAAAAACTTTAAACCCTTCAAAAAATTTCTTGCATTCTTAATTAAGATTTTCACCTGAATTCTTGTAGGATTGGTCCtgaaattgaaattgattgaaattttcttattttttattggtTATAGTTATGGTGCACCTTAGTGCAATGATTAAACACCCCGATGCTATGATTAAAGTTAATGTCTTTAAGGATGGCGATCCAAAATTATCCAATAAGTTGTTAACGTTGATATTCAAAAAGAATTTACCGTAAACATGAGTTTACTCTACGTGAACATATGCTTGAATGGGTTCGCGCTGAGACTGTCAAAT includes these proteins:
- the LOC131619380 gene encoding myosin-binding protein 3-like encodes the protein ISTAATNKFATMLHRNTNKIVVILVYAFLEWILILLLLLNSLFSYLITKFAKCFGLKPPCLFCSRLDNVLHQGNSSSNFHSDVVCETHATEISNLGYCSNHQRLAEINSMCESCLASRPNHHRIGFVSLRSHEKYDENGENVDSCSCCHESLNRYLYPSYLLLKPSWEDGNYLGKGSVIVESIEDDDDKEGDSKYIEFEINNGEDHDHDHVHDEEALDEHQIFSDIESFILREVAEDRSSSVSNLNSDEKDVEKNEKEDDPSGDDDFIHQFVDTPFMQASHLEDRSIEIINMHFENSVAREDDRLIPVKLIDSITCLNLESCKLNEGNEMIQTFVTESLVEPCANVFEGEVLLTMNENAEKRNMRELEESLENSITLEVEGLNQNSAVQTSMNDDSSIEEPENAQVDLFRSQEPICSYECTQDDESESSDDDDDDDDDDDEAQNAFEKFISQNNLRMSHSLSNDEKSLEADMEEEQENTPPDDLPPSEEPTSCSNQCIPEDQSSTSEDDTEVPNAFDDFIAQNNIYTDKTGENDDEMAEKTISVEKVEEETSHQSSKFSESCEVEESMDGSVASEVEYGDPVLTIDRLKKAVKAEQIALSAIYQELEEERSASAIATNQTMAMITRLQEEKAAMQMEALQYQRMMEEQAEYDQEALQILSDLITKREKEKKELEKEVEEYREKVMDYEAKEKLRLLRRMKDGSVKSRDSSCSCCNTGYTDELSVDLNNEEKEENVETVSNLEEIALDCVKHVSELDSTLEEFEEEKASILDQLKALEEKIISLEDGEEYLDDKEDYSNGISYDKNSPRKTIGCLAKKLLPYLDEVDNENDEEAFAFDRELETESNEMQKSVPIMSQMDSMKVCVEEEVDRVYERLQALETDREFLQHCMGSIQNGGDEGKDLLQEILQHLRDLKNVELRLKNLDNDPSTIVELHSPCKDL